One Ficedula albicollis isolate OC2 chromosome 15, FicAlb1.5, whole genome shotgun sequence genomic window carries:
- the CRYBB2 gene encoding beta-crystallin B2 isoform X2, which yields MMASEHQMPASKQQQASSKIAIFEQENFQGRCHELSGACPNLKEAGVDKVGSILVHSGPWVGYEQASCKGEQFVFEKGEYPRWDSWTNSRRSDSITSLRPIKVVRAPRQPLPTRQTKDSQEHKIVLYENPSFTGKKIEIIDDDVPSFHAHGYQEKVSSVRVQSGTWVGYQYPGYRGYQYLFEKGDYKDSSDFGAQHPQIQSVRRIRDMQWHQRGAYHPTN from the exons ATGATGGCTTCCGAGCACCAAATGCCAGCCTCCAAGCAGCAGCAAGCCAGCTCCAAG ATTGCCATCTTCGAGCAGGAGAACTTCCAGGGCCGCTGCCATGAGCTCAGCGGGGCCTGCCCCAACCTGAAGGAAGCCGGCGTGGACAAAGTGGGCTCCATCCTGGTGCACTCCGGACC CTGGGTGGGCTACGAGCAGGCAAGCTGCAAAGGGGAGCAGTTTGTGTTTGAGAAGGGGGAGTACCCCCGCTGGGACTCCTGGACCAACAGCCGGAGAAGCGACAGCATCACTTCCCTGAGACCCATCAAAGTGGTGAGAGCACCCAGACAGCCACTACCCACCCGCCAGACCAAG gacagccaggagcACAAGATCGTGCTGTACGAAAACCCCAGCTTCACCGGCAAGAAGATCGAAATCATAGACGACGATGTGCCCAGCTTCCACGCACACGGCTACCAGGAGAAGGTCTCATCCGTGCGGGTGCAGAGCGGCAC GTGGGTGGGATACCAGTACCCTGGCTACCGGGGCTACCAGTACCTGTTTGAAAAGGGGGACTACAAGGACAGCTCAGACTTCGGCGCTCAGCACCCCCAGATCCAGTCGGTCAGGCGCATCCGGGACATGCAGTGGCACCAGCGCGGTGCCTACCACCCCACCAACTAG
- the CRYBB2 gene encoding beta-crystallin B2 isoform X4, whose translation MMASEHQMPASKQQQASSKIAIFEQENFQGRCHELSGACPNLKEAGVDKVGSILVHSGPWVGYEQASCKGEQFVFEKGEYPRWDSWTNSRRSDSITSLRPIKVDSQEHKIVLYENPSFTGKKIEIIDDDVPSFHAHGYQEKVSSVRVQSGTWVGYQYPGYRGYQYLFEKGDYKDSSDFGAQHPQIQSVRRIRDMQWHQRGAYHPTN comes from the exons ATGATGGCTTCCGAGCACCAAATGCCAGCCTCCAAGCAGCAGCAAGCCAGCTCCAAG ATTGCCATCTTCGAGCAGGAGAACTTCCAGGGCCGCTGCCATGAGCTCAGCGGGGCCTGCCCCAACCTGAAGGAAGCCGGCGTGGACAAAGTGGGCTCCATCCTGGTGCACTCCGGACC CTGGGTGGGCTACGAGCAGGCAAGCTGCAAAGGGGAGCAGTTTGTGTTTGAGAAGGGGGAGTACCCCCGCTGGGACTCCTGGACCAACAGCCGGAGAAGCGACAGCATCACTTCCCTGAGACCCATCAAAGTG gacagccaggagcACAAGATCGTGCTGTACGAAAACCCCAGCTTCACCGGCAAGAAGATCGAAATCATAGACGACGATGTGCCCAGCTTCCACGCACACGGCTACCAGGAGAAGGTCTCATCCGTGCGGGTGCAGAGCGGCAC GTGGGTGGGATACCAGTACCCTGGCTACCGGGGCTACCAGTACCTGTTTGAAAAGGGGGACTACAAGGACAGCTCAGACTTCGGCGCTCAGCACCCCCAGATCCAGTCGGTCAGGCGCATCCGGGACATGCAGTGGCACCAGCGCGGTGCCTACCACCCCACCAACTAG
- the CRYBB2 gene encoding beta-crystallin B2 isoform X1, translated as MGGHHVGASPGGPAAPPAPAGTPRPLSLPGRSRGHGRGSARALAGGGAGADPRAAAPSEARPPLSSSWVGYEQASCKGEQFVFEKGEYPRWDSWTNSRRSDSITSLRPIKVVRAPRQPLPTRQTKDSQEHKIVLYENPSFTGKKIEIIDDDVPSFHAHGYQEKVSSVRVQSGTWVGYQYPGYRGYQYLFEKGDYKDSSDFGAQHPQIQSVRRIRDMQWHQRGAYHPTN; from the exons ATGGGTGGCCACCACGTCGGAGCATCCCCTGGAGGCCCCGCAGCCCCGCCTGCTCCCGCTGGCACCCCGCGGCCCCTCTCCCTTCCcggcaggagcaggggacacGGCCGGGGCTCAGCCCGGGCGCTCGCCGGGGGCGGTGCCGGGGCCGATCCCCGCGCCGCCGCCCCCTCTGAAGCGCGTCCCCCGCTCTCTTCCAGCTGGGTGGGCTACGAGCAGGCAAGCTGCAAAGGGGAGCAGTTTGTGTTTGAGAAGGGGGAGTACCCCCGCTGGGACTCCTGGACCAACAGCCGGAGAAGCGACAGCATCACTTCCCTGAGACCCATCAAAGTGGTGAGAGCACCCAGACAGCCACTACCCACCCGCCAGACCAAG gacagccaggagcACAAGATCGTGCTGTACGAAAACCCCAGCTTCACCGGCAAGAAGATCGAAATCATAGACGACGATGTGCCCAGCTTCCACGCACACGGCTACCAGGAGAAGGTCTCATCCGTGCGGGTGCAGAGCGGCAC GTGGGTGGGATACCAGTACCCTGGCTACCGGGGCTACCAGTACCTGTTTGAAAAGGGGGACTACAAGGACAGCTCAGACTTCGGCGCTCAGCACCCCCAGATCCAGTCGGTCAGGCGCATCCGGGACATGCAGTGGCACCAGCGCGGTGCCTACCACCCCACCAACTAG
- the CRYBB2 gene encoding beta-crystallin B2 isoform X3, whose protein sequence is MGGHHVGASPGGPAAPPAPAGTPRPLSLPGRSRGHGRGSARALAGGGAGADPRAAAPSEARPPLSSSWVGYEQASCKGEQFVFEKGEYPRWDSWTNSRRSDSITSLRPIKVDSQEHKIVLYENPSFTGKKIEIIDDDVPSFHAHGYQEKVSSVRVQSGTWVGYQYPGYRGYQYLFEKGDYKDSSDFGAQHPQIQSVRRIRDMQWHQRGAYHPTN, encoded by the exons ATGGGTGGCCACCACGTCGGAGCATCCCCTGGAGGCCCCGCAGCCCCGCCTGCTCCCGCTGGCACCCCGCGGCCCCTCTCCCTTCCcggcaggagcaggggacacGGCCGGGGCTCAGCCCGGGCGCTCGCCGGGGGCGGTGCCGGGGCCGATCCCCGCGCCGCCGCCCCCTCTGAAGCGCGTCCCCCGCTCTCTTCCAGCTGGGTGGGCTACGAGCAGGCAAGCTGCAAAGGGGAGCAGTTTGTGTTTGAGAAGGGGGAGTACCCCCGCTGGGACTCCTGGACCAACAGCCGGAGAAGCGACAGCATCACTTCCCTGAGACCCATCAAAGTG gacagccaggagcACAAGATCGTGCTGTACGAAAACCCCAGCTTCACCGGCAAGAAGATCGAAATCATAGACGACGATGTGCCCAGCTTCCACGCACACGGCTACCAGGAGAAGGTCTCATCCGTGCGGGTGCAGAGCGGCAC GTGGGTGGGATACCAGTACCCTGGCTACCGGGGCTACCAGTACCTGTTTGAAAAGGGGGACTACAAGGACAGCTCAGACTTCGGCGCTCAGCACCCCCAGATCCAGTCGGTCAGGCGCATCCGGGACATGCAGTGGCACCAGCGCGGTGCCTACCACCCCACCAACTAG